DNA from Acidobacteriota bacterium:
TGCGCATGCCTTTGATGACCCGCGAGGGATAAGAGGACGCGCCGATCGAACCCGGACGCCGGTGGAACATCGATCCGTGGCCGCCGCCGCCGCCCCGGAAATTGTGGCGTTTCATGACTCCGGCAAAGCCCTTGCCTTTGCTGGTTCCCGTGACGCGAACTTTATCCCCGACGGAAAAAATGTCCACAAGAACCTGGTCTCCTTCCTTGACCTCGTCGGGGCTCGAGCAGGGGACCTCCCGGAGATAGCGAAGAACGGGCACTCCGGCCTTTTTAAAATGTCCCAATTCCGGCTTTCGGGGTTTGCGGACGCCCCGGCCGTCGACGAATCCGATCTGGACGGCGCCGGCGCCGTCCTTTCTGGGAGCCTTTTTCTGGATCACCGTGCACGGCCCGGCCTGGATCACGGTCACGGGATAAACCGTGCCGTCTTCCCCGAAGACCTGGGTCATGCCGATTTTTCTGCCGATCAGACCTTCCACCATGATCAATCCCCTCCCGCCCCGAAGGCCTGGATCTCCACATCAATCCCGGCCGGCAGGTCGAGTTTCTGCAGCTCTTCGATGGTCTCGTTATTGTATTCGCTGATGTCGATCAGCCTTTTGTGAATCCGCATCTCGAAGTGCTCTCGCGATTTCTTGTCCACATGAGGAGAACGGAGGACGCAAAAGCGATGCATGCGGGTCGGCAGCGGAATGGGACCGGCGATCCGCGCACCTGTTCTTTTAGCCTTGATCACAATGTCCTTGACGGACTGGTCCAGCAGCCGGTGGTCGAAAGATTTCAGTCGGATTCGGATCTTTTCCATGGGACGTTCCTCAGTTCTCTCTCTCTCTCTTAACGTTTGCCTTCCGGCCGGGGACGGTTACTCGATGATCTCAGTGACGGTTCCGGCGCCGACCGTCCGCCCGCCTTCACGGATGGCGAAACGCAGAGCCTTCTCCATGGCGACGTCGGTGATCAAATGGATCTCGACGTTGACGTTGTCTCCCGGCATGACCATTTCGACCCCGGCGGGAAGCTTGACATCGCCCGTCACGTCGGTCGTCCGGAAATAAAACTGCGGCCGGTACCCGGCGAAGAACGGCGTGTGCCGTCCGCCTTCTTCCTTGGTCAGAGAATAGATCTCGGCCTTGAATTTCCGATGGGGCGTGATGGAACCGGGCTTGGACAGGACCTGGCCGCGCTCGACTTCGGTTTTGCCGACACCGCGGAGCAGGCAGCCGATGTTGTCGCCCGCCTGGGCCTGGTCGAGAAGCTTGCGGAACATTTCGACGCCGGTGCAAACAGCCTTCCGCGTCTCGCCGAAGCCGACGATCTCGATTTCTTCTCCGACCTTGACCGTGCCGCGCTCGACGCGGCCGGTAACGACCGTGCCGCGGCCGGTGATCGAAAACACGTCCTCGATGCTCATCAGAAACGGTTTGTCGACTTCACGCTCGGGCTCGGGCAGGAAGGAGTCCATCGCTTCAATGAGTTCCCAGATCGGCTTGGCCCCTTCCCCTTCGGGATCGGCCATCGATTTGGTCGCGCTGCCCCGGATGATCGGGGTGTTGTCGCCCGGGAACTTGTACTTGGACAGAAGCTCTCGGACCTCGAGTTCGACCAGGTCGAGGATCTCGGGGTCGTCCACCAGGTCGACCTTGTTCATGAAGACGACGATGGCGGGAACATTGACCTGCCGGGCGAGCAGGATGTGCTCGCGGGTCTGAGGCATCGGTCCGTCGGCGGCGGAAACCACCAGAACGGCCCCGTCCATCTGGGCCGCGCCCGAAATCATGTTCTTGATGTAGTCGGCGTGCCCGGGACAGTCGATATGGGCGTAGTG
Protein-coding regions in this window:
- the tuf gene encoding elongation factor Tu, with protein sequence MAKAKFERTKPHVNVGTIGHIDHGKTTLTSAITKVLATKGLAKAHSYDDVAKADAKMFRRDATKILTVALSHVEYESETRHYAHIDCPGHADYIKNMISGAAQMDGAVLVVSAADGPMPQTREHILLARQVNVPAIVVFMNKVDLVDDPEILDLVELEVRELLSKYKFPGDNTPIIRGSATKSMADPEGEGAKPIWELIEAMDSFLPEPEREVDKPFLMSIEDVFSITGRGTVVTGRVERGTVKVGEEIEIVGFGETRKAVCTGVEMFRKLLDQAQAGDNIGCLLRGVGKTEVERGQVLSKPGSITPHRKFKAEIYSLTKEEGGRHTPFFAGYRPQFYFRTTDVTGDVKLPAGVEMVMPGDNVNVEIHLITDVAMEKALRFAIREGGRTVGAGTVTEIIE
- the rplC gene encoding 50S ribosomal protein L3; protein product: MVEGLIGRKIGMTQVFGEDGTVYPVTVIQAGPCTVIQKKAPRKDGAGAVQIGFVDGRGVRKPRKPELGHFKKAGVPVLRYLREVPCSSPDEVKEGDQVLVDIFSVGDKVRVTGTSKGKGFAGVMKRHNFRGGGGGHGSMFHRRPGSIGASSYPSRVIKGMRMPGQMGNARVTVQNLLVLEADTENNLLVVKGAVPGAKGAYLMIRKGHGRAGAAQIPKKSES
- the rpsJ gene encoding 30S ribosomal protein S10, yielding MEKIRIRLKSFDHRLLDQSVKDIVIKAKRTGARIAGPIPLPTRMHRFCVLRSPHVDKKSREHFEMRIHKRLIDISEYNNETIEELQKLDLPAGIDVEIQAFGAGGD